GATGCGGTCGAGCTGGCGGCGGCCTTCCCTGACGTCACCTTCGTCCTGGTGCACGCGGGCATGCTCATCGGGCTCGAGTGCCTGGAGTCGTGGCGGGCCGGGATGGCCGCGCTGGCCGAGCGGCAGAACATCGTCGTCAAGCTCACCGGGCAGGGCACCTTCGTCCACCGGGTGGATCCCGACCTCATCTCCTTCGTCGCAGACGAGGTGATCGGCTGGTTCGGTGCCGGCCGAGCCATGTTCGGCACCAACTTCCCGGTCGAGAAGATCTGGACCACGATGCCGCACCTGGTCGACGCGTGGAAGAACGCACTGAATCATCTCCCACCCGCCGACCAACACGACATCTTCGCCGGCAACGCACGACGGGTGTACGGGCTGGAGGGCTGACCTGAAACTGCTGGGACTCGGGCCGCGGGGCTCGGAGGGCTTCGACCGGCAACGTCAGACGGTCCCGGTCGCCAACGGAATTGATGTCAAAAGGAGTATCTCGGCATGGCACTTTTCGTCCTGACCTACGGCTACAACGACACCCCGCTGAGAGCGGAGTGCCGCGACGACCATCTCGCACACCTGAACAAGCTCTTTGAGCAGGGCAACCTCGTCGCGGCCGGCCCTTACACGGACCTGACGGCCGGCATGATCGTCCTACAGGCCGAGGACGAGACCGCGGCGCAGGCGCTCGTCGACCAGGACCCGTACACACGACTACAGGTCACCAGGGATCGCCAGCTGCGCCAGTGGCGCGTGACGGTCGGCTCGCTCGGCTCTGGCTAGAGTTCACCCCATCTGCACCGCGGCCTTCCTGTCCAGGGGGATCGAGGAGATGTCCTGGCCGCCGAAGACCAGCTCTCCTATGCCGGGAAGGGCGTCGCTGGTGTCTCCTCTCGCGATCGTTCACCGGGAGGGTGGGCGGCGTGATGGGTCATTCGGAGGAGAAGGCGGTGTCGAAAGCCGCGGCCGGTGGGGTGATGGCGTTGAGCGAGCGGATGTAGGCGAGGGATTCCGGCGCGCCGTGCAGCGGTGGCCACCACCGGCCCGGAGCGCGAGGACCTCGGCCGCGCGGAATGCCTGCGCCTGATCGGGCAGCGCGGCTCGGGCCGGATCACCTTCGACGACACGCTGCTCCCCGTCGGCTACGCGGTGCGCCCCCACACGGTGACCCTGCGGTCACTGCACACCGACCACGCCGTCCACTCCGACAACACCGACCACGGCGACCTCGCCGACAGGACGTCCTTCGCCTCAGGGGCGGCCGTCGTCCTCCAGGTGCACCAACATCGACCCGCACCGGCTGCACGGCTGGAACGTCCCCATCCAGGGCCCGCCCGCCCGCTGCACGCGGACGGGCTGCCCGGGCTCCGCCTCGAACTCGTGCCGCACCAGGTCACCGGACACCTGGTCTACGAGCCATCCCTGTTCTGAGGCCCTATCTCAGGCCGCCGACGGACAGGCCGCCGCGCCAGTGTCGCTGAAGCGTGAAGAAGGCGATGACGAGCGGGATGACCGACACGAGCGCGCCCAGGATGATGAGGCTCCAGAGGGACGTGCTGCCCGCGTTGTTGGCCGAGGCGATGCCCTGCCACATGCCGAGCCCGACGGTGACGGGGAAGAGGCGGTTGTCGGAGAGCATGGCGAGGGGCAGGAAGTAGTTGTTCCAGGAGGCCACGGCGGACAGGAGCAGCACCGTGACCACCGCCGGCCGCATCAGCGGAAAGGCGAC
This genomic interval from Nonomuraea helvata contains the following:
- a CDS encoding YciI family protein; translation: MALFVLTYGYNDTPLRAECRDDHLAHLNKLFEQGNLVAAGPYTDLTAGMIVLQAEDETAAQALVDQDPYTRLQVTRDRQLRQWRVTVGSLGSG